The following proteins are encoded in a genomic region of Glycine soja cultivar W05 chromosome 17, ASM419377v2, whole genome shotgun sequence:
- the LOC114392687 gene encoding nuclear transcription factor Y subunit B-6-like: protein METGGFHGYRKLPNTTAGLKLSVSDMNMRQQVASSDHSAATGEENECTVREQDRFMPIANVIRIMRKILPPHAKISDDAKETIQECVSEYISFITGEANERCQREQRKTITAEDVLWAMSKLGFDDYIEPLTMYLHRYRELEGDRTSMRGEPLGKRTVEYATLGVATAFVPPPYHHHNGYFGAAMPMGTYVREAPPNTASSHHHHHHHHHHARGISNAHEPNARSI from the exons ATGGAAACTGGAGGCTTTCACGGCTACCGCAAGCTCCCCAACACCACCGCTG GGTTGAAGCTGTCAGTGTCAGACATGAACATGAGGCAGCAGGTAGCATCATCAGATCACAGTGCAGCCACAGGAGAGGAGAACGAATGCACGGTGAGGGAGCAAGACAGGTTCATGCCAATCGCCAACGTGATTAGGATCATGCGCAAGATTCTCCCTCCACACGCAAAAATCTCGGACGATGCAAAAGAAACAATCCAAGAGTGCGTGTCTGAGTACATCAGCTTCATCACAGGTGAGGCGAACGAGCGTTGCCAGAGGGAGCAGCGGAAGACCATAACCGCAGAGGACGTGCTTTGGGCCATGAGCAAGCTTGGATTCGACGACTACATCGAACCGTTGACCATGTACCTTCACCGCTACCGTGAACTTGAGGGTGACCGCACCTCTATGAGGGGTGAACCACTCGGGAAGAGGACTGTGGAATACGCCACGCTTGGTGTTGCTACTGCTTTTGTGCCTCCACCCTATCATCACCACAATGGGTACTTTGGTGCTGCCATGCCCATGGGGACTTACGTTAGGGAAGCGCCACCAAATACAGCCTCCtcccatcaccaccaccaccaccaccaccaccatgctCGTGGAATCTCCAATGCTCATGAACCAAATGCTCGCtccatataa